CCGATGAAATCCAGCATCTGTGGCAGCAGTATTCGGCGCGGTTGGAAAAACAGCGACAGGAAGGGCGGGTCGATCCACGGCTGCAAACCTGGCGCTGGATGCTCGAGGAATACCGCGTATCGCTGTTTGCCCAGCAGTTAGGGACGAAAATGCCGGTATCGCTCAAACGGCTGCAAAAACTTTGGCAGGAAATCACAGCCTGAATCGGCGACAGTCGATAAACTGAGATTTCGCTTCGCAAAGGACCAATCGTGCCCGACCTCAACGTCAGTACCTTGCAGTGCACCGTAACCGACGAGCTCGCGCTTCAGGTCAGTCGGCTCTTTACCGATCCGGGCGGGCCTGCCGTGTTGATGATTCATGGCCTGGCTGAAGACAGCGGCATCTTCTGTCCGCGCAACGGGGCAGGCCTGGCAGTGTTTCTGGCGGAAGCGGGCTTCGATGTCTTTGTGGCGGATCTGCGTGGCCATGGCGCGAGCCCTCCACGGCTGGCCCCGGGCGTCTCGATCACACAACACGATATCGTGTGCCAGGACATGCCAGCGCTGTTTGAGCTGATCGAAGCCCACCACCCGGGGGAGCATTTCTTCGCCGTTGGCCATGCCTGGGGCAGCGTGCTCCTGGCCGCTGCGCTGACCCGCCAACCGGCCTGGCTCGATCGCGTCGCCGGGCTCATCCATTTTGCTGCGCGGCGCGTGTCGCGTCGTGGAGGGTGGCGACATCGCCTCATGGTCGAAACGCTGTGGGCCAAGGTGATGCCGGCGCTGGGCAAGCGCCAGGGTCTGATTCCCGCCCGCTCCCTGGGCATCGGTTCCAATGATGTCTCGCTGGCGCTGCATGCCGGGCAATTGGCATGGTCGCGCGGCGCCGAATGGCGTGATCTGGAGGACGGATTCGACTATGCTTTGCGGCTAGAAGAGCTGTCATGGCCGGCGGGGTTGTATCTTGCGGGCAAACATGACAAATATTTGGGACAGTTTGATGACGTCAAGGCGTTTGCCCGGGAATTCGGGCCGCATGACATGCAACTGATCCTGCTGCAGAAAGGGACAGGCTGTTCTCGCAATTATGGCCACAACGACCTGCTCACCCACCCGCAGGCGTCACTGGATCATTTCCCCCTCGTGCTGGCCTGGATGCAGCAGCGAATCCACGGGGCGAAGACCAACGAGAGCGCCGCCTGACCTGTCGGCGGCACACAACGACATTGCCAACACCATAAAGAGGACCGACCGTGCAGAAAGTAGTGATCAGCGGAACGGGTTTGTACACACCGCCCTACAGCATCAGCAACGAAGAACTGGTTGAAAGCTTCAATGCCTACGTCGAGAAGTTCAACCAGGAGAACGCTGCCGCCATCGCTACCGGTGAAGTTGCACCGCTGGCTCCCTCGAGCACCGAATTCATCGAGAAAGCGTCCGGCATCAAGAGCCGTTACGTCGTTAACAAGGACGGCATTCTCGATATCAACCGTATGAAGCCGGACATTCCCGAGCGCGGCAATGACGAGCTGGCGGTACTGGCGGAGCTGGCGGTCAAGGCGGCCAATCAGGCGCTTGAGCGTGCCGGTAAGACCGCTGCCGACATCGATGGTGTGATCATGGCCTGCTCCAATCTGCAGCGCGCCTATCCGGCGATGGCAGTTGAAGTGCAGGAAGCGTTGGGTATCGAAGGGTTCGGCTTCGACATGAACGTCGCCTGTTCCTCGGCAACCTTCGGCATCCAGGCCGCAGCCAATGCTGTCCAGCTGGGTCAGGCACGTGCCGTGCTGATGGTGAACCCCGAGATCTGCACCGGTCACATGAACTTCCGCGACCGCGACAGCCATTTCATTTTCGGTGATGCCTGTACTGCTGTCGTAGTCGAACGCGCCGAAGACGCAACCTCGGCATATCAGTGGGAAATCCTCGGCACCAAGCTGCTGACCAAGTTCTCCAACAACATTCGCAACAACTTCGGCTTCCTCAATCGCGCCGATGATCAATACGCCGACCAGCCCGACAAGCTCTTCATTCAGCAGGGTCGAAAGGTGTTCAAGGACGTCTGTCCGATGGTCGCCGAGCTGATCGGCCAGCACCTGGAGCAAACCGGCCTGCCGGTCAGCGACATCCGTCGCTTCTGGCTGCACCAGGCCAACCTGAACATGAACATGCTGATTGCCCGCAAGTTGCTGGGGCGGGATCCGAACGAGCAGGAAGCGCCGGTAGTCCTCGACGAGTACGCCAACACCAGTTCGGCCGGCTCGATCATCGCTTTCCACAAACATCAGGACGATCTGCCCGCCGGCACTCATGGCGTGATCTGCTCATTTGGCGCGGGTTATTCGATCGGCAGCGTAATCGTTCGCAAACTCTGAGATTGCCTGTCACCAAAGCTTCACGACTGTGACATGGGCCCGCCATGACGGCCGGTCAGGATGACTTGCCGGGGATAGATGCTTCTGCATTGGTGCGCCCGGTCTGCTCCTTCAAACCCCACTCCGGTGGGGTTTTTTTATGGCTTTGATTTCTCCGGCTCCGGCGCCGCTGTGGCATGCTAGGGGCATGACCATACTGCAACTCGAATCGATCGATGAGGTCCAGCCGGAAGCGTGGGATGAGCTGGTTGGGCCGGGCTATCCCTTTCTCAGGCACGCTTTTCTGCATGCGCTGGAAGCCAGCGGCTCGGTATCGCCTGCGACGGGCTGGACGCCGGCGCATCTGGTTCTGCAAGGAGAAGGGGGCCGACTCGACGCGCTGTTACCGCTCTACCGGAAGATGCATTCCTACGGAGAATATGTGTTCGACTTCCAATGGGCCGATGCCTGGGAGCGGGCAGGGCAGCACTATTATCCGAAGTTGGTCGCGGCGGTACCGTTTTCGCCAGTGCAAGGACCGCGCCTGGTGGCGCGCGACGCGTCGCAGGCGGAACCGTTGCTGAATGGGCTGGACAGCCTGCTATCGAGTCGTGAGGCTTCCGGTGCGCATCTGCTATTCAACAACGGAGCCGAGAATCCGGCGCTTGAGCAGCACGGTTGGGTGCAGAGACTGGGCTGTCAGTTCCATTGGTTCAATCGAGACTACGCAACCTTCGACGACTTTCTCGCTGCGTGCAGCTCGCGCAAGCGCAAGAACTTCCGCAAGGAACGCGTGGCGGTGGCTGAACAGGGCTTCAGCTTTCATTGGGTGACCGCGCAGGACCTGAACGATTCGCACTGGGACACCTTCTACCCGTTCTACGCTGCGACCTACTACAAGCGCGGTCAGGAACCCTATTTGACCCGGGCGTTCTTTTCCATGCTGGGCTCGGGGATGGCCGACACGGTACGGCTGCTATTCGTCCGCCACGAAGGCCGAGACGTGGCTGGTGCGCTGTTCCTGGCCGGCGGCGACACCCTTTACGGCCGTTATTGGGGCTGCCTGGAGGAATACGACCGGCTGCACTTTGAAACCTGTTTCTACCAGGGGATGGAGCGCTGCATAGCCGAAGGATTCTCCCGCTTCGATGCTGGTGCGCAAGGCGAACACAAGCTGATCCGCGGATTCGAACCCGTCCTGACGCAGTCCTGGCACAAGCTGCAGCCTGGATTGCATGAGGCGGTGGCGGATTTTCTCAGGCGAGAGCGATCCGGTATCGAAGCCTATCGGGACGATGCGAGGAATTACCTGCCGTATAGGCAGCAGTAGGGCTTTGCCACCCGTTTGCCCCGAGCATCCTTCTTCGCGGTCATGCCCGCTCCTACAAGGGCGAGGGGTGCGCCGGACCGCTGTAGGAGCGCACCTGGGCGCGAAAGCGGAGTCCGTGCTCCTTCTTCGCGGTCATGCCCGCTCCTACATGAGCTGCGCGCTTACTCGGCGTCGCTCTCGACCCGCTTGGCATTGATGATGGTCACCGGGTTCTGCGGCACGTTCTGGTGCATCCCCTGGTTGCCGGTCGGTACCTTGGCGATGGTTTCGACTACATGCTGGCCATCGACGACTTTGCCGAACACGGCGTAACCGGCATTGCTATTGGTGCGATCCAGGAACTCGTTATTGGCCAGGTTGATGAAGAACTGGCTGGTGGCGCTGTCCGGATCGTTAGTACGTGCCATGGCCACGGTATAGCGCTCGTTCTTCAGATTGTTATCCGCCTCGTTCTTGATCGGCTTGCCGACGCTGCGCTGGCGCATGTCCGTGGTAAACCCGCCGCCCTGGATCATGAAGCCAGGAATGACGCGGTGGAACACTAGGTTGTCGTAGTGGCCTGCTTCGACGTAGCGAAGGAAATTGGCGACCGTAACAGGTGCCTTGTCTTCGTACAGCTCCAGTTCGATCTCGCCCAGGTTGGTATTGAGCACGACACGCGGATTGTCGGCGTGGGCGGTGGTGGCAAGCAGGAACAGGCCGCAGGCGGCGGCGAGGCGTTTGATCATTATCAAGCTCCGGTGATTTCTTGTTGGGGTTGCCTAGAAGACTCGGATTGGCGCAAAAAGTCCAGTATCAGGCGGTTGCAGTGCTCGGGCTGGTCGACGGGCGTGGCGT
The nucleotide sequence above comes from Halopseudomonas xinjiangensis. Encoded proteins:
- a CDS encoding beta-ketoacyl-ACP synthase III; the protein is MQKVVISGTGLYTPPYSISNEELVESFNAYVEKFNQENAAAIATGEVAPLAPSSTEFIEKASGIKSRYVVNKDGILDINRMKPDIPERGNDELAVLAELAVKAANQALERAGKTAADIDGVIMACSNLQRAYPAMAVEVQEALGIEGFGFDMNVACSSATFGIQAAANAVQLGQARAVLMVNPEICTGHMNFRDRDSHFIFGDACTAVVVERAEDATSAYQWEILGTKLLTKFSNNIRNNFGFLNRADDQYADQPDKLFIQQGRKVFKDVCPMVAELIGQHLEQTGLPVSDIRRFWLHQANLNMNMLIARKLLGRDPNEQEAPVVLDEYANTSSAGSIIAFHKHQDDLPAGTHGVICSFGAGYSIGSVIVRKL
- a CDS encoding peptidylprolyl isomerase — encoded protein: MIKRLAAACGLFLLATTAHADNPRVVLNTNLGEIELELYEDKAPVTVANFLRYVEAGHYDNLVFHRVIPGFMIQGGGFTTDMRQRSVGKPIKNEADNNLKNERYTVAMARTNDPDSATSQFFINLANNEFLDRTNSNAGYAVFGKVVDGQHVVETIAKVPTGNQGMHQNVPQNPVTIINAKRVESDAE
- a CDS encoding GNAT family N-acetyltransferase, with product MTILQLESIDEVQPEAWDELVGPGYPFLRHAFLHALEASGSVSPATGWTPAHLVLQGEGGRLDALLPLYRKMHSYGEYVFDFQWADAWERAGQHYYPKLVAAVPFSPVQGPRLVARDASQAEPLLNGLDSLLSSREASGAHLLFNNGAENPALEQHGWVQRLGCQFHWFNRDYATFDDFLAACSSRKRKNFRKERVAVAEQGFSFHWVTAQDLNDSHWDTFYPFYAATYYKRGQEPYLTRAFFSMLGSGMADTVRLLFVRHEGRDVAGALFLAGGDTLYGRYWGCLEEYDRLHFETCFYQGMERCIAEGFSRFDAGAQGEHKLIRGFEPVLTQSWHKLQPGLHEAVADFLRRERSGIEAYRDDARNYLPYRQQ
- a CDS encoding alpha/beta fold hydrolase; the encoded protein is MPDLNVSTLQCTVTDELALQVSRLFTDPGGPAVLMIHGLAEDSGIFCPRNGAGLAVFLAEAGFDVFVADLRGHGASPPRLAPGVSITQHDIVCQDMPALFELIEAHHPGEHFFAVGHAWGSVLLAAALTRQPAWLDRVAGLIHFAARRVSRRGGWRHRLMVETLWAKVMPALGKRQGLIPARSLGIGSNDVSLALHAGQLAWSRGAEWRDLEDGFDYALRLEELSWPAGLYLAGKHDKYLGQFDDVKAFAREFGPHDMQLILLQKGTGCSRNYGHNDLLTHPQASLDHFPLVLAWMQQRIHGAKTNESAA